One window from the genome of Azospirillaceae bacterium encodes:
- a CDS encoding EamA family transporter, with the protein MFIFYAALVASIGFGVAGQFLLKAGAATESFAQQLIQPPTIVGLSCYALAAGLYMVALRQIPLSVAYPSVSASYVLVVLVSVLALGETLSWVQAGGIGLICLGVLMLFA; encoded by the coding sequence ATGTTCATCTTCTATGCCGCGCTCGTGGCCTCCATCGGCTTTGGTGTGGCCGGCCAGTTCCTGTTGAAGGCGGGGGCCGCGACCGAGAGCTTCGCCCAGCAACTGATCCAGCCGCCCACCATCGTGGGTCTGTCCTGCTATGCGCTGGCGGCCGGGCTGTACATGGTTGCCTTGCGGCAGATCCCGCTGTCGGTCGCCTATCCCAGCGTGTCCGCCAGCTACGTGCTGGTGGTGCTGGTGTCCGTGCTGGCACTGGGCGAAACGCTGAGTTGGGTGCAGGCCGGTGGTATCGGGTTGATCTGCCTCGGGGTTTTGATGCTGTTCGCATGA
- a CDS encoding glycosyltransferase family 2 protein, with protein sequence MTKPFALSIVVPVYNGAKSVGALVDALAGLDVEGGHEIVLVNDGSPDNSLEVCLELTRRTDVPVTLVNLARNFGEHNAVMAGLTHARGAYVITMDDDLQNPPEEVVRLFEHTRRTGRDVVYTYYAEKQHALWRNLGSRFTNWCADQLLDKPKGLYLSSFRCMSAFVVEQIIRHAGPYPYIDGLIMQVTRNIDRLLVKHLPRAEGRSNYTLRKLLRLWSAMFLNFSIMPLRISGLLGIGIGALGVLGFLVVLVEWMMGVTPEGYASIASAILLLSGVQLVMLGLVGEYLGRLFLTVNRKPQFVVRDVHPPADAARRGGRVDVAAQ encoded by the coding sequence GTGACAAAGCCTTTCGCCCTGTCCATCGTCGTGCCCGTGTACAACGGGGCAAAGAGCGTCGGCGCCCTGGTGGATGCGCTTGCGGGCCTGGATGTGGAGGGCGGGCACGAGATCGTGCTCGTCAACGACGGGTCGCCCGACAACAGCCTCGAGGTGTGCCTGGAGCTGACCCGCCGCACGGACGTTCCGGTGACGCTGGTCAACCTGGCCCGGAACTTCGGCGAGCACAATGCGGTGATGGCGGGGCTCACCCACGCGCGGGGCGCCTATGTCATCACCATGGACGATGATCTCCAGAATCCGCCGGAGGAGGTCGTCCGCCTGTTCGAGCACACCCGCCGGACCGGCCGGGACGTCGTCTACACCTATTACGCGGAAAAACAGCACGCGCTGTGGCGCAATCTCGGCAGCCGCTTCACCAACTGGTGCGCGGACCAACTGCTGGACAAGCCCAAGGGGCTGTACCTGTCCAGCTTCCGCTGCATGAGCGCCTTCGTGGTGGAACAGATCATCCGGCACGCCGGCCCGTATCCCTACATCGACGGGCTGATCATGCAGGTGACGCGCAACATCGACCGGCTGCTGGTCAAGCACCTGCCGCGCGCGGAGGGACGGTCCAACTACACGCTGCGCAAGCTGCTGCGGCTGTGGTCGGCCATGTTCCTGAACTTCTCCATCATGCCGCTGCGCATCAGCGGCCTTCTCGGCATCGGGATCGGCGCCCTGGGCGTGCTCGGATTCCTGGTCGTCCTGGTGGAGTGGATGATGGGGGTGACGCCCGAGGGGTACGCGTCCATCGCCAGTGCGATCCTGCTGCTGTCGGGCGTGCAACTCGTCATGCTCGGGCTGGTGGGCGAGTATCTGGGGCGCTTGTTCCTGACGGTGAACCGCAAGCCCCAATTCGTCGTTCGCGACGTCCACCCGCCCGCGGATGCCGCGCGCCGGGGCGGCCGGGTGGACGTCGCGGCCCAATAA
- a CDS encoding NAD-dependent epimerase/dehydratase family protein yields the protein MPVDPLRPAAPDPAHWSGRRALITGGLGFIGSTLAHRLAEYGADVVLVDSLVPEYGGNPANVADLERRSGGRVRVNISDIRDPHSMRHLVQDREVIFNLAGQTSHMDSMRDPFTDLEINCTAQLRLLEVCRQVAPQVKIVYASTRQIYGKPDYLPVDERHLLRPTDVNGVNKMAGEWYHVLYNNVYGLKACALRLTNTYGPRMRVKDARQTFLGVWIKLLVEGKPFEVWGGEQKRDFTYGEDCAEALLLAAESPETDGKIYNIGGDSVVTLAELADALIRANGGGSYEIKEFPADRKRIDIGDYYADDTMFRQAVGWAPRTPLEQGLAETLAYYRETLPKYL from the coding sequence ATGCCCGTTGATCCGCTCCGTCCGGCCGCGCCGGACCCCGCCCACTGGTCCGGCCGCCGGGCGCTCATCACCGGTGGCCTCGGCTTCATCGGCTCCACCCTCGCCCATCGCCTGGCCGAATACGGCGCCGACGTGGTGCTGGTGGACAGCCTGGTCCCGGAATACGGCGGCAACCCGGCGAACGTCGCGGACCTGGAACGCCGGTCCGGTGGCCGGGTGCGGGTGAACATCTCGGATATCCGGGATCCGCACAGCATGCGCCACCTGGTCCAGGACCGCGAGGTGATCTTCAATCTCGCCGGACAGACGTCGCACATGGACAGCATGCGCGACCCGTTCACGGACCTCGAGATCAACTGCACCGCCCAATTGCGCCTGCTGGAGGTCTGCCGGCAGGTGGCGCCCCAGGTGAAGATCGTCTACGCCTCCACCCGGCAGATCTACGGCAAGCCCGACTATCTGCCGGTGGACGAACGGCACCTGCTGCGGCCGACCGACGTCAACGGCGTCAACAAGATGGCCGGCGAGTGGTACCACGTCCTCTACAACAACGTGTACGGCCTCAAGGCCTGCGCGCTGCGCCTGACCAACACCTACGGGCCGCGCATGCGGGTCAAGGACGCCCGGCAGACCTTCCTGGGTGTGTGGATCAAGCTGCTGGTCGAGGGCAAGCCGTTCGAGGTCTGGGGCGGGGAGCAGAAGCGCGACTTCACCTATGGCGAGGATTGCGCCGAGGCGTTGCTGCTGGCGGCCGAGTCCCCCGAGACCGACGGCAAGATCTACAACATCGGCGGGGACAGCGTGGTGACGCTCGCCGAACTGGCCGACGCGCTGATCCGCGCCAACGGCGGCGGGTCCTACGAGATCAAGGAGTTCCCCGCGGACCGCAAGCGCATCGACATCGGCGACTACTACGCCGACGACACGATGTTCCGGCAGGCCGTCGGATGGGCTCCGCGCACCCCGCTGGAGCAGGGCCTGGCGGAAACGCTGGCCTACTACCGCGAAACCCTGCCCAAGTATCTCTGA
- the coxB gene encoding cytochrome c oxidase subunit II: MRRAFVLILSCGLLLAAAAASAQVNEQAIGRPHEWQVWHQPAPVPLAAQLFEFHALVFWLMVGICVFVVGLLAYVMFRFSESRHPVPSRTTHHTLIEVVWTVVPVLILVVIAIPSFRLLYVQDRPPASDDVVNVKIVGHQWYWEYIFPDHDDLSFSSYMIPEQEIKPGQMRLMEVDNRLVLPVGREIRILVTAADVGHAWSVPAFGLKRDAWPGRIQEQVFRIEQPGLYYGQCYEICGINHAYMPIAVEAVPPAEFEAWIRQKREGGGQASATPPPALPSVQLAAADR; this comes from the coding sequence ATGCGCCGCGCCTTCGTGTTGATCCTTTCCTGCGGCCTGTTGCTTGCGGCCGCCGCGGCCTCGGCGCAGGTCAACGAACAGGCGATCGGACGCCCGCACGAGTGGCAGGTCTGGCACCAGCCGGCCCCCGTCCCGCTTGCCGCGCAGCTTTTCGAGTTCCACGCGCTGGTCTTCTGGCTGATGGTCGGGATCTGCGTCTTCGTCGTCGGCCTGCTGGCCTATGTCATGTTCCGGTTCAGCGAAAGCCGGCATCCCGTGCCGTCGCGCACCACCCACCACACCCTGATCGAAGTGGTCTGGACGGTGGTGCCGGTTCTGATCCTGGTGGTGATCGCGATCCCGTCCTTCCGCCTGCTGTACGTGCAGGACCGGCCGCCGGCTTCCGATGACGTGGTGAACGTCAAGATCGTCGGGCACCAGTGGTACTGGGAATACATTTTCCCCGACCACGACGACCTGAGCTTCAGCAGCTACATGATCCCGGAGCAGGAGATCAAACCCGGGCAGATGCGGCTGATGGAGGTGGACAACCGGCTGGTCCTGCCGGTCGGCCGCGAAATCCGCATCCTGGTCACGGCCGCCGATGTCGGCCATGCGTGGTCGGTCCCGGCGTTCGGGTTGAAACGCGACGCCTGGCCGGGCCGGATCCAGGAGCAGGTGTTCCGCATCGAACAGCCCGGCCTCTACTACGGCCAGTGCTACGAAATCTGCGGCATCAACCACGCCTACATGCCGATCGCGGTCGAAGCCGTGCCGCCGGCCGAATTCGAAGCCTGGATCCGGCAGAAGCGGGAAGGGGGTGGGCAGGCGTCGGCCACCCCGCCGCCCGCCCTGCCGTCCGTGCAGCTTGCCGCCGCCGACCGCTGA
- a CDS encoding DegT/DnrJ/EryC1/StrS family aminotransferase, translating to MTVNAPIPQTDPRAGYLAAKAEIDAAIQRVLDSGWFILGKEVEAFEAEFAAFVGPGQHGVGVANGTDALVVALRALGVGPGDGVVTVAHTAVATVAAVELVGATPIVVDIDQGHTMDPGALQAALERPAAPVKAIIPVHLYGQPADLGPILDIARGRGIPVIEDCSQAHGAVWNGKAVGNHGDIAAFSLYPTKNLGALGDGGIITTPDAGLAAKMKALREYGWKERYISDIPGQNTRLDELQAAILRVKLQRLPAENARRQAIAAVYDAGLAEQPVERPWRRPGTTHVFHQYAIRHPRRDALKAALREQGVMTNVHYPVPVHLQPAYQGRIALGPGGLPNTERAALEVLSLPMFGQLTDDQAKRVVAALADACARPLAA from the coding sequence ATGACCGTGAACGCGCCCATTCCGCAGACCGACCCCCGCGCCGGCTATCTCGCCGCCAAAGCCGAAATCGACGCCGCCATCCAGCGCGTGCTCGACAGCGGCTGGTTCATCCTGGGCAAGGAGGTGGAGGCGTTCGAGGCGGAGTTCGCCGCCTTCGTCGGCCCCGGCCAGCACGGGGTGGGTGTGGCCAACGGGACCGACGCCCTGGTGGTGGCGTTGCGAGCCCTGGGCGTGGGCCCCGGCGACGGCGTGGTGACGGTCGCGCACACGGCGGTGGCGACGGTGGCGGCCGTGGAGCTGGTCGGCGCCACGCCGATCGTCGTGGACATCGACCAGGGCCACACCATGGACCCCGGCGCGCTCCAGGCGGCGCTGGAACGGCCCGCGGCGCCTGTGAAGGCCATCATCCCCGTCCACCTCTACGGCCAGCCGGCCGATCTGGGGCCGATCCTGGACATCGCCCGCGGGCGCGGCATCCCCGTCATCGAGGATTGTTCGCAGGCGCACGGCGCGGTTTGGAACGGGAAGGCCGTGGGCAATCACGGCGACATCGCGGCCTTCAGCCTGTACCCGACCAAGAACCTGGGGGCGCTCGGCGACGGCGGCATCATCACCACCCCGGATGCCGGGCTTGCCGCGAAGATGAAGGCGCTCCGGGAATACGGCTGGAAGGAGCGCTACATCAGCGACATCCCCGGCCAGAACACGCGGCTGGACGAGTTGCAGGCCGCCATCCTGCGGGTGAAGCTGCAACGGCTGCCGGCCGAGAACGCGCGGCGGCAGGCGATCGCCGCGGTGTACGACGCCGGACTCGCCGAACAGCCCGTGGAGCGGCCATGGCGCCGCCCGGGCACGACCCACGTCTTCCACCAGTACGCAATCCGCCATCCCCGGCGGGACGCGCTGAAGGCGGCCCTGCGCGAGCAGGGTGTGATGACCAACGTGCATTATCCCGTGCCGGTGCACCTGCAACCCGCCTACCAGGGCCGGATCGCGCTCGGCCCCGGCGGGCTGCCCAACACCGAACGGGCGGCGCTGGAGGTGTTGAGCCTTCCCATGTTCGGCCAGCTGACGGACGACCAGGCGAAACGCGTGGTGGCCGCCCTGGCCGACGCCTGCGCCCGCCCGCTGGCGGCCTGA
- a CDS encoding phosphatase PAP2 family protein — MSGRTDRTHTPPSDRASPVPRRRGRALRAPRAAFQTLAARVEIGVLAGALAAAAALLVFVWLAGAIVDGDTLGFDQRILRALRAPDDPADPIGPLWFEEMARDVTALGSTIVLTLVTLGVVGFLVMLSKRGAAVLVFASVSGGTLLSYLLKAAFDRPRPDLVPHGATVYTASFPSSHAMLSAVVYLTLGALLARVQPRRRLKIYLLCIPILTTVAVGLSRVYLGVHWPTDVLAGWCAGAGWAAVCWLVALRLQRRGAVEQEGRPRP, encoded by the coding sequence ATGAGCGGGAGGACGGATCGGACCCACACGCCCCCCAGCGACCGCGCTTCGCCGGTCCCGAGACGAAGGGGGCGGGCGCTTCGAGCGCCACGGGCGGCCTTCCAGACCCTGGCCGCGCGTGTCGAAATCGGCGTGCTGGCCGGCGCGCTCGCCGCCGCCGCCGCCCTGCTCGTATTCGTCTGGCTGGCTGGCGCCATCGTCGATGGCGACACCTTGGGCTTCGACCAGCGCATCCTGCGGGCGCTGCGCGCACCCGACGATCCGGCCGACCCGATCGGGCCGCTCTGGTTCGAGGAAATGGCGCGGGACGTGACGGCACTCGGCAGCACCATCGTCCTGACGCTGGTGACGTTGGGCGTCGTCGGCTTCCTGGTGATGTTGTCGAAGCGGGGGGCCGCCGTCCTGGTGTTTGCGTCGGTTTCGGGCGGGACCCTCTTGTCGTACCTGCTCAAGGCGGCTTTCGACCGTCCCCGACCGGATCTGGTGCCCCATGGGGCGACGGTCTACACCGCCAGTTTTCCCAGCAGCCACGCCATGCTGTCGGCCGTCGTCTACCTGACGCTCGGGGCGTTGCTCGCCCGGGTGCAGCCACGCCGGCGGCTCAAGATCTACCTGCTGTGCATCCCGATCCTGACGACCGTCGCCGTCGGCCTCAGCCGGGTCTATCTGGGCGTCCACTGGCCGACGGATGTGCTGGCCGGGTGGTGCGCCGGCGCCGGATGGGCGGCGGTGTGCTGGCTGGTGGCCCTCCGTCTCCAACGCCGCGGGGCGGTGGAGCAGGAGGGCAGGCCTAGGCCCTGA
- the rfbB gene encoding dTDP-glucose 4,6-dehydratase has protein sequence MVLAFAHRNAPLLVTGGAGFIGSCFVRRAVAAGHRVVNLDALTYAGTKTRLPGLLDHPLHRFVHGDIRDADLLKRLVAEVRPRAIVHFAAESHVDRSINDATPFIQTNVAGTGNLLAATLAYWEGLDKAEQREFRFLHISTDEVFGSLDDDGFFTETSAYNPRSPYAASKAASDHLVRSFHLTYGLPVLLTNCSNNYGPYQFPEKLVALTTVRAITGKPLPIYGDGTNVRDWIHVEDSCAAFEAVLAKGRPGESYCIGGEAERANIDTVLTICGFLDQMAPRADGKPYADQITFVTDRPGHDFRYATDCAKARNELGWSGSRTFETGLGDTVRWFLNNRAWWEPILAATYDGGRLGLREKTLVPAH, from the coding sequence ATGGTCCTCGCCTTCGCCCATCGGAATGCGCCGCTCCTTGTGACCGGCGGCGCAGGCTTTATCGGCTCGTGCTTCGTCCGGCGGGCGGTTGCCGCCGGGCACCGCGTCGTCAACCTCGACGCCCTGACCTATGCCGGCACCAAGACCCGCCTGCCCGGCCTGCTCGACCACCCGCTGCACCGGTTCGTCCACGGCGACATCCGCGACGCCGACCTGCTGAAGCGCCTGGTCGCCGAGGTGAGGCCCCGCGCCATCGTGCACTTCGCGGCCGAAAGCCACGTCGACCGGTCGATCAACGATGCGACCCCCTTCATCCAGACCAACGTCGCCGGGACCGGAAACCTGCTCGCGGCGACGCTGGCCTACTGGGAGGGCCTGGACAAGGCCGAACAGCGGGAATTCCGGTTCCTGCACATCTCCACCGACGAGGTCTTCGGATCGCTGGACGACGACGGCTTCTTCACCGAGACGTCGGCCTACAACCCGCGTTCGCCCTATGCGGCGTCCAAGGCGGCGTCCGACCACCTCGTGCGGTCGTTCCACCTGACCTACGGCCTGCCGGTCCTGCTGACGAACTGCTCGAACAACTACGGGCCGTACCAATTCCCCGAGAAGCTGGTCGCCCTGACCACGGTGCGGGCCATCACGGGAAAGCCGCTGCCGATCTACGGTGACGGCACGAACGTCCGGGACTGGATCCATGTCGAGGACAGCTGCGCCGCCTTCGAGGCCGTGCTCGCCAAGGGCCGGCCGGGCGAGAGCTATTGCATCGGCGGCGAGGCCGAACGCGCCAACATCGACACCGTGCTGACCATCTGCGGCTTCCTCGACCAGATGGCGCCGCGAGCGGACGGCAAACCCTACGCCGACCAGATCACCTTCGTCACCGACCGTCCGGGCCACGACTTCCGCTACGCCACGGACTGCGCCAAGGCGCGGAACGAACTGGGCTGGTCGGGATCGCGGACGTTCGAGACCGGCCTGGGCGACACCGTGCGCTGGTTCCTGAACAACCGGGCCTGGTGGGAACCCATCCTGGCCGCCACGTACGACGGCGGACGGCTGGGGCTGCGGGAGAAGACACTGGTCCCGGCGCATTGA